From one Dyella sp. 2HG41-7 genomic stretch:
- a CDS encoding NAD(P)/FAD-dependent oxidoreductase, producing the protein MHRVVVVGGGAGGLELVTRLGNWQGGWRQEKEMRITLVDRQATHLWKPLLHEVAAGTLDTTIHALDYAAQAHWHGFEFCQGAFSALDRSSRTICVDAVIDADGQQLFPARKLSYDTLVIAVGSVTNFFDVPGAREHTFALDTVQDADRFRRAFIAACAQAEHADSTNEHRCVKIAIVGGGATGVELAAQLRQTAHVLAVYGLHKLDPVKDVAITVVEAAPRILSTLPERVSKAATELLANYGIEVACGEQVAEVTEGALRTRTGNVIDADVMVWAAGIKAPAFLGGLDHLTVGRLGQLLVRPTLQTKSDDDIFAMGDCAQCLWQSPNTWVPPRAQAAHQEASFLLRSIQQRLRADASASLPVFHYKDFGSLVSLGKVGATGSLMGGLIGGRIFVDGIVAKIMYVSLYRLHTIALHGWWRTMMEMVSSLLHRTLSPKVKLH; encoded by the coding sequence ATGCACCGAGTCGTGGTCGTAGGTGGTGGAGCAGGCGGTCTGGAACTGGTGACGAGGCTGGGAAACTGGCAGGGTGGATGGCGACAAGAGAAAGAAATGCGCATCACGCTGGTGGATCGGCAGGCCACGCATTTGTGGAAGCCGCTGCTTCACGAAGTCGCCGCCGGCACCTTGGACACCACGATCCACGCACTGGACTACGCAGCGCAAGCGCACTGGCATGGCTTCGAGTTTTGCCAAGGCGCGTTCAGCGCGCTTGATCGATCCTCGCGAACCATTTGCGTCGATGCGGTGATCGATGCCGATGGTCAACAACTCTTTCCCGCGCGAAAACTCTCCTACGACACCTTAGTAATTGCGGTCGGTAGCGTCACCAATTTCTTCGACGTGCCCGGCGCGCGCGAACACACGTTTGCGCTGGACACCGTTCAAGATGCCGATCGATTCCGGCGAGCGTTTATTGCCGCGTGTGCGCAGGCGGAGCATGCAGATAGCACGAACGAGCATCGATGCGTAAAGATTGCAATCGTGGGTGGCGGAGCGACTGGCGTCGAGCTGGCCGCTCAGCTTCGACAAACCGCGCATGTTCTGGCGGTTTACGGACTTCACAAGCTCGATCCAGTCAAGGACGTTGCCATCACCGTCGTCGAGGCCGCGCCACGCATTCTCAGTACGCTGCCAGAGCGGGTATCCAAGGCGGCCACGGAGCTGTTAGCCAACTACGGCATCGAGGTGGCGTGCGGTGAGCAAGTCGCCGAAGTGACCGAGGGCGCGCTTCGCACACGGACGGGAAACGTCATCGATGCGGATGTGATGGTTTGGGCGGCGGGCATCAAAGCGCCCGCATTTCTAGGGGGTCTGGATCACCTGACTGTGGGCAGGTTGGGTCAATTGCTTGTACGACCCACACTGCAAACCAAGTCAGACGATGACATCTTTGCCATGGGTGATTGCGCGCAATGCCTATGGCAATCACCCAATACGTGGGTACCCCCACGCGCGCAGGCAGCGCATCAGGAAGCATCGTTCTTGCTGCGTTCGATCCAACAACGGCTTCGCGCAGACGCTTCGGCATCCTTACCTGTGTTCCATTACAAAGACTTCGGATCGCTCGTATCGCTAGGCAAGGTCGGCGCCACGGGCAGTCTTATGGGCGGATTGATCGGCGGCCGGATTTTCGTAGACGGTATCGTGGCGAAAATCATGTATGTGTCGCTTTATCGCTTACACACTATCGCGCTCCACGGATGGTGGAGAACGATGATGGAAATGGTGTCCAGCCTGTTGCACCGAACCCTTTCGCCCAAGGTGAAATTGCACTGA
- a CDS encoding HlyD family secretion protein encodes MNTVFADKRLDLPDVTEAPPRSRRKLTIRAAMGVALLVGVVYGVHWWTAGRFIEDTDDAYVGGDITVIGPKVSGYITALNVTDNQRVHAGDLLVKIDDRDYRAALAKADGAIAAQEALLSNLDATEQLQQAVINEAKASIHAASAEATRAHDDEVRYRELAGRAAVSVESAQRADAEDKTARANTDKAQAAWIAAQRQLNVIASQKQQARAALAQAKAERDLAALNVGYTELRAPVDGVIGNRRARVGAYAAAGTQLLSVVPAHGLWVDANFKEDQLARMQPGQAVEIRADVLPGRVFHGHVTSLAPATGAEFSVLPPENATGNFTKIVQRVPVRVALDKKDDALGLLRPGLSVVADINTRAAGGSAP; translated from the coding sequence ATGAACACCGTGTTCGCCGACAAACGGCTCGATCTTCCCGATGTGACCGAGGCGCCGCCCAGGTCGCGGCGCAAGCTGACGATTCGCGCCGCCATGGGCGTCGCGCTACTGGTGGGCGTCGTTTATGGCGTCCATTGGTGGACTGCCGGCCGATTTATCGAAGACACAGACGATGCGTATGTCGGCGGCGATATCACGGTGATCGGGCCGAAAGTATCGGGTTACATCACCGCCCTGAATGTCACCGACAACCAACGGGTGCACGCCGGCGATCTGCTGGTGAAAATCGACGACCGCGACTATCGCGCCGCCTTGGCGAAAGCGGATGGCGCCATCGCTGCACAAGAAGCGTTGCTGTCCAATCTTGATGCCACCGAACAACTGCAACAAGCCGTTATCAACGAAGCGAAGGCCAGCATTCACGCGGCCAGCGCCGAGGCCACCCGCGCGCATGACGACGAAGTGCGTTACCGCGAACTGGCCGGGCGCGCAGCGGTTTCGGTGGAAAGCGCTCAGCGTGCGGATGCGGAAGACAAGACCGCGCGCGCCAATACCGATAAAGCGCAAGCCGCATGGATTGCCGCGCAACGCCAGCTCAACGTGATCGCGTCGCAGAAACAACAGGCGCGCGCGGCATTGGCGCAGGCGAAGGCGGAGCGCGATCTTGCCGCCTTGAATGTCGGCTACACCGAATTGCGCGCGCCGGTAGATGGCGTAATCGGTAATCGCCGTGCTCGTGTCGGCGCCTATGCGGCGGCGGGTACGCAGCTGCTCTCGGTAGTGCCTGCGCATGGCTTGTGGGTCGACGCCAATTTCAAAGAAGACCAACTCGCGCGCATGCAGCCGGGGCAGGCGGTCGAAATTCGCGCGGACGTTTTGCCAGGTCGTGTCTTTCATGGTCACGTGACTAGTCTTGCGCCCGCCACGGGCGCCGAGTTCAGCGTACTGCCGCCGGAAAATGCGACCGGCAATTTCACCAAGATCGTGCAGCGCGTGCCGGTGCGCGTCGCGTTGGACAAGAAAGATGACGCGCTTGGCTTGCTGCGCCCGGGTCTTTCGGTGGTCGCCGATATCAATACGCGCGCAGCGGGCGGCAGCGCGCCATGA
- a CDS encoding Dyp-type peroxidase: MPSVKSQPVTAKLTKAAIFLVATLKPGAEHDATVRELCADLSSLLRGVGFRNLKGRLSCVMGFGSDAWDRLFGQPRPAELHPFREIRGVHHAVATPGDLLFHIRATQMDLCFEMATAILDRIRDVVTIVDEVHGFKYFDERDLLGFVDGTENPVDQEAIDAAIIGDEDPAFAGSSYVITQKYLHDMRAWNALPVEYQEGVIGRKKLSDIEFADEAKPPYAHNVLTNIVENGQQLQILRDNMPFGELGKDEFGTYFIGYARSPSRIERMLENMFVGLPPGNYDRLLDVSKAVTGTLFFVPTTTFLDNVT, encoded by the coding sequence GTGCCTTCCGTCAAATCCCAACCTGTGACTGCAAAACTTACCAAGGCCGCCATTTTTCTCGTGGCAACCCTGAAACCCGGCGCTGAGCACGATGCGACGGTGCGAGAGCTTTGCGCGGATCTTTCATCGCTGTTGCGAGGCGTGGGCTTTCGCAACCTCAAGGGCCGCTTGTCGTGCGTGATGGGGTTTGGTTCGGACGCGTGGGATCGCCTATTTGGTCAACCACGGCCTGCCGAACTGCATCCGTTTCGGGAAATTCGCGGCGTCCATCATGCCGTCGCCACGCCGGGCGATTTGTTGTTCCACATTCGAGCCACACAGATGGATCTGTGTTTCGAAATGGCCACGGCCATTCTGGATCGCATCCGCGATGTCGTAACGATCGTCGATGAAGTGCACGGGTTTAAGTATTTCGACGAACGCGACTTATTGGGCTTTGTCGACGGCACGGAAAACCCGGTCGACCAGGAAGCCATCGACGCAGCGATCATTGGCGATGAAGACCCGGCATTTGCTGGCTCAAGTTATGTAATCACGCAGAAATATCTGCACGACATGCGTGCCTGGAATGCATTGCCGGTGGAATACCAGGAAGGCGTGATTGGCCGCAAGAAACTTTCCGACATCGAATTTGCGGACGAGGCCAAGCCGCCGTATGCGCACAACGTGCTGACCAACATTGTCGAAAACGGCCAGCAGCTGCAAATCCTGCGCGACAACATGCCGTTCGGCGAGTTGGGCAAGGATGAGTTCGGCACGTATTTCATCGGCTATGCGCGATCGCCCAGCCGCATCGAGCGCATGCTCGAAAACATGTTCGTGGGTCTGCCGCCCGGAAATTACGATCGATTGCTCGACGTAAGCAAGGCGGTGACGGGCACGCTGTTCTTTGTTCCTACTACAACCTTTTTAGACAACGTGACTTGA
- a CDS encoding efflux transporter outer membrane subunit, with the protein MRSLSLLIPVARRSLARTALLVVTATGLAGCMVGPNYTKPTVPTNEHYIGQQTLAQRNVAQAAPALDAWWNGFNDPELSRIVGRVTAQNLDLAAAMARVDQARAAAREAGAALLPQGSLDAQVARQYQSIDGPLGEIGSHLPGYRRNQTLETAAAGASWELDLAGGLHRGAEAAQAEAQAAEASGVGVRVSLAAEAADAYFRVRGAQSRIALAQQQVDTEQHLLDLVHVRLASGLATAREEAQAEALVLQARATLPPLQTELEQQLNRLDVLMGAAPGAYRNEIVDSEQSFVVPSIDTDGGPDMLLRRRPDVIATERQLAASNARIGEATAEYYPKVSLSALLGLESLSTGSLFSSGAFQPQAALGLHWRLFDFGRVDAEVAQAKGKNAEELATYRQSMLRATEDVENAIVALGELEQQHDVLTKEVDAHERARAAAEDAYKGGAVSLLEVLDEDRQLLSSRDELARVHADDARAAVATFRALGGGWTPVADPRTASR; encoded by the coding sequence ATGCGTTCACTCTCTCTGCTTATCCCCGTCGCGCGTCGTTCGCTTGCGCGCACCGCCTTGCTCGTGGTGACCGCCACGGGACTCGCCGGCTGTATGGTTGGGCCCAATTACACCAAGCCCACCGTGCCCACCAACGAGCACTACATCGGGCAGCAAACCCTCGCGCAGCGCAACGTCGCGCAAGCTGCGCCCGCACTCGACGCGTGGTGGAACGGTTTCAACGATCCGGAACTGTCGCGCATTGTCGGCCGCGTCACCGCGCAGAATCTCGATCTTGCCGCAGCGATGGCGCGCGTCGATCAAGCGCGCGCAGCGGCACGTGAAGCCGGCGCGGCCCTGTTGCCGCAAGGCAGCCTGGATGCGCAGGTGGCGCGTCAATATCAATCGATCGATGGGCCGCTTGGCGAAATCGGTAGCCACTTGCCCGGCTATCGTCGTAATCAAACACTGGAAACCGCGGCGGCGGGCGCGAGCTGGGAATTGGATCTGGCCGGCGGATTGCATCGTGGCGCGGAAGCCGCGCAAGCCGAAGCGCAGGCGGCGGAAGCCTCCGGCGTAGGCGTACGCGTCTCGCTCGCGGCGGAAGCCGCCGATGCGTATTTCCGTGTGCGTGGCGCGCAGTCGCGCATCGCGCTTGCGCAGCAGCAAGTCGATACCGAACAACATTTGCTCGATCTAGTGCACGTGCGTCTTGCAAGCGGACTCGCCACCGCGCGTGAAGAAGCACAAGCCGAAGCCTTGGTGCTGCAGGCCCGCGCCACCTTGCCGCCATTGCAGACCGAATTGGAGCAGCAGCTCAATCGTCTCGATGTATTGATGGGCGCCGCGCCGGGCGCTTATCGCAATGAGATTGTCGATAGCGAACAAAGCTTCGTGGTGCCTTCCATCGACACCGATGGCGGCCCGGACATGCTGCTGCGCCGTCGCCCGGACGTGATCGCCACGGAACGGCAACTGGCTGCATCGAATGCGCGCATTGGCGAAGCCACCGCTGAGTACTACCCGAAAGTTTCGTTGAGCGCGCTGCTCGGCCTGGAAAGTTTGAGCACCGGCTCCTTGTTCAGCTCCGGCGCGTTTCAGCCACAAGCCGCGCTTGGCTTGCATTGGCGCTTGTTCGATTTCGGTCGCGTCGACGCCGAGGTGGCGCAGGCCAAAGGAAAAAATGCGGAAGAGCTTGCAACGTATCGCCAATCGATGTTGCGCGCCACGGAAGATGTAGAGAACGCAATCGTCGCACTGGGCGAACTCGAACAGCAGCACGACGTGTTGACCAAAGAAGTCGATGCACACGAGCGCGCACGCGCGGCTGCCGAGGATGCCTACAAAGGCGGCGCGGTCAGCCTGCTCGAAGTGTTGGACGAAGATCGCCAATTGCTTTCCTCGCGCGATGAACTGGCGCGCGTACACGCCGACGATGCGCGCGCTGCCGTCGCCACGTTCCGCGCGCTTGGTGGCGGCTGGACGCCGGTTGCCGATCCACGCACGGCAAGCCGTTAA
- a CDS encoding LysR family transcriptional regulator yields the protein MFNRQLNYLVALAQHRHFALAAESCQVTQPALSAGLRELEIAREFVDAGGCVMALKYADNDPGRVEALILRALVRKLLEKGVLSEEDMCSLLRNA from the coding sequence TTGTTCAATCGACAACTCAATTATCTCGTGGCGCTCGCGCAGCATCGGCACTTTGCGCTGGCGGCGGAGAGCTGCCAGGTCACGCAACCGGCGCTGTCGGCCGGTCTGCGGGAGCTGGAAATTGCGCGCGAATTTGTTGACGCCGGAGGCTGTGTCATGGCGCTAAAATATGCGGATAACGACCCCGGCCGGGTCGAAGCCCTGATCCTGCGCGCCCTGGTGCGTAAGTTGTTGGAGAAAGGAGTGCTTTCCGAGGAGGACATGTGCTCGCTTCTGCGGAACGCGTGA
- a CDS encoding dihydrofolate reductase family protein, translating to MTSATAPQRKLVLKMSISLDCFVAGRNGEIDWIFRSSSADSRESVIHTLSEAGAHLMGSRSYYDMAAFWPYSDTPFTAAMNDIPKIVFSRTGIKDGTQVNRTADADANLTGKRPSVTPTAAVLKSWAEPTVANGDLVEEVLRLKQQPGNLLLAHGGARFAQSLVASGLVDEYRLAIHPVVLGQGKPLFSSLHSQADLQLISAKTYSSGIVGVVYRPHEA from the coding sequence ATGACGTCCGCAACGGCACCGCAACGAAAGCTCGTCTTGAAGATGTCCATCTCCCTGGACTGCTTTGTCGCCGGACGTAACGGCGAGATCGATTGGATCTTTAGGTCATCGAGCGCCGATTCCAGGGAATCGGTTATCCATACGCTAAGCGAAGCCGGCGCACACCTGATGGGCAGCCGCAGCTATTACGACATGGCGGCATTCTGGCCCTATTCGGACACGCCGTTTACAGCAGCGATGAACGATATTCCCAAGATCGTTTTTTCAAGAACGGGGATCAAAGACGGCACGCAGGTGAATCGAACTGCGGACGCGGACGCGAATCTCACCGGAAAGCGGCCCAGCGTTACGCCCACAGCGGCGGTGCTGAAGTCTTGGGCCGAACCGACGGTCGCGAATGGCGATCTCGTCGAAGAAGTTCTGCGATTGAAGCAACAGCCGGGAAATTTATTGCTTGCTCACGGCGGCGCGCGTTTCGCTCAAAGCCTCGTCGCGTCCGGCCTTGTCGACGAATATCGATTGGCCATCCATCCGGTTGTACTGGGCCAAGGCAAGCCGCTGTTCTCGTCACTGCACAGTCAGGCCGATCTGCAGCTGATTAGTGCGAAAACTTACAGTTCGGGCATCGTGGGAGTCGTGTATCGGCCGCATGAGGCGTAG
- a CDS encoding DHA2 family efflux MFS transporter permease subunit — protein sequence MNIRAILAAPPIDPSKLGNTQKIFAFASMCVGMFIALLDIQIVSASLRDIGGGLSAGVDETAWVQTSYLIAEIVVIPLSGWLSRVFSTRWLFAASAAGFTITSLLCGVAWNIQSMIVFRALQGFLGGSMIPMVFTTAFAFFIGKQRVVAAATIGAIASLAPTLGPTLGGWITDHWSWHWLFFINLVPGLFVTIAVPMLVNVDAPDTSLLRRADYLGMVLLAVFLGCLEYTLEEGPRWNWLTDSTITTTAWLSGLCGVGFVIRSLTYDQPLVDLRALRDLNFALGCLFSFITGVGIFTTIYLTPIFLGRVEGYSALQIGEAVFSTGIFQILTIPVYTFLAQRFDLRWIMMAGLAIFALSMWDFTPITHDWGANQLLLPQALRGAAQQLAVPPVVTLTLGGLPPARLRLASGLFNLMRNLGGAIGIAVCATILNDRTNLHFYRLAEHLNTSNEAMNQWLAQNSGHFTDVGDPNGELHALWQLTFREAQTLSYADAFLTVAICFVVATVLVPLMRKVTPPPAPSADAH from the coding sequence ATGAACATCCGCGCCATCCTCGCCGCGCCGCCGATCGATCCGTCCAAGCTCGGCAACACGCAGAAAATCTTTGCGTTCGCCAGCATGTGCGTGGGGATGTTTATCGCCTTGCTCGACATCCAGATCGTTTCGGCTTCCTTACGCGATATCGGCGGCGGCCTGTCGGCGGGCGTGGATGAAACGGCGTGGGTGCAGACGAGCTATCTAATCGCCGAGATCGTGGTGATTCCGTTGTCGGGCTGGTTATCGCGCGTATTCTCCACGCGCTGGCTGTTCGCTGCATCGGCCGCTGGCTTCACCATCACCAGTTTGTTGTGCGGTGTGGCCTGGAATATCCAGAGCATGATCGTGTTTCGCGCGCTGCAAGGGTTTCTCGGCGGGTCGATGATACCGATGGTATTTACGACCGCGTTCGCGTTCTTTATCGGCAAGCAGCGTGTGGTGGCGGCGGCGACGATCGGCGCCATCGCCTCGCTTGCGCCGACGCTCGGCCCGACATTGGGCGGCTGGATTACCGATCACTGGTCGTGGCATTGGTTGTTTTTCATCAACCTCGTGCCGGGTCTGTTCGTCACTATCGCCGTGCCGATGCTGGTGAACGTCGATGCGCCCGACACGTCGTTGCTGCGTCGCGCGGATTATCTTGGGATGGTGCTGCTCGCCGTTTTTCTGGGTTGCCTGGAATACACGCTGGAGGAAGGCCCGCGCTGGAACTGGCTGACCGACAGTACGATCACGACCACCGCCTGGCTTTCGGGCTTATGCGGCGTGGGATTTGTTATACGTAGTCTTACTTACGATCAGCCCTTGGTAGATCTGCGCGCATTGCGCGATCTCAACTTCGCACTGGGTTGCCTGTTTTCCTTTATCACCGGCGTTGGCATTTTCACCACCATCTACCTCACGCCTATCTTCCTCGGTCGTGTGGAAGGTTATAGCGCGCTGCAAATCGGCGAAGCGGTATTTTCCACCGGTATTTTCCAGATTCTCACCATTCCCGTGTATACGTTTTTGGCGCAACGCTTCGACCTGCGCTGGATCATGATGGCGGGGTTGGCGATCTTCGCGCTATCGATGTGGGATTTCACACCGATCACGCACGACTGGGGCGCGAACCAACTTCTGCTACCGCAAGCATTGCGCGGCGCCGCGCAGCAATTGGCGGTGCCGCCGGTCGTGACGCTCACGCTTGGCGGATTGCCGCCAGCGCGTTTACGGCTCGCGTCCGGGCTGTTCAATTTGATGCGCAATCTGGGTGGCGCGATCGGCATCGCCGTGTGCGCAACGATCCTCAACGATCGCACCAATCTGCATTTCTACCGGCTGGCCGAGCACCTGAACACCTCCAACGAGGCGATGAATCAGTGGCTCGCGCAGAACTCCGGGCATTTTACCGACGTGGGCGATCCTAACGGCGAGTTGCACGCGCTGTGGCAGCTCACCTTCCGCGAGGCGCAGACGCTTTCCTATGCGGACGCCTTTCTCACCGTCGCGATCTGTTTTGTCGTTGCTACCGTGCTCGTTCCGTTGATGCGCAAGGTGACCCCGCCTCCTGCGCCTTCGGCCGATGCGCATTGA
- a CDS encoding helix-turn-helix domain-containing protein, which yields MQRTSFSDARCPIARSLERVGEWWSILLLRDAFLGMTRFDEFQTSLGIAPNMLTRRLRALTEAGLLERRRYNDKPPRYEYVLTPRGRDFRPVLVALMAWGNRHFATEGPAMQLIDEVTGVVAQPVVVDANTGVPIDRERHVLHPGPGADARTRARVEKFLERRAQERDASTPSSH from the coding sequence ATGCAACGAACCAGCTTCAGTGATGCGCGATGCCCGATCGCGCGCAGCCTCGAACGCGTCGGCGAGTGGTGGAGCATCCTGCTTCTGCGCGATGCGTTTCTCGGCATGACGCGTTTCGACGAATTCCAGACCAGTCTCGGCATTGCACCGAACATGCTTACGCGCCGGCTGCGCGCACTGACCGAAGCCGGTCTGCTGGAGCGCCGCCGCTACAACGACAAGCCGCCGCGTTACGAATACGTGTTGACGCCGCGCGGTCGCGATTTCCGCCCCGTGCTGGTGGCATTGATGGCGTGGGGTAACCGCCACTTCGCTACCGAAGGTCCGGCGATGCAACTGATCGACGAAGTCACCGGCGTCGTCGCTCAACCCGTCGTGGTCGACGCCAACACCGGCGTGCCGATCGATCGCGAGCGCCATGTCTTGCATCCCGGCCCTGGCGCCGACGCGCGCACGCGCGCACGTGTCGAAAAATTTTTGGAACGTCGCGCGCAAGAGCGCGACGCATCCACCCCTTCATCGCATTAA
- a CDS encoding beta-N-acetylhexosaminidase: MSKNIGWMAWCAAAFLFPVPGITKEAPKAVDVVPEQGNAAPLVVPTLQTWQGGNGSWLLDRETRVLIEDASLEPIAERLSSDIQSLTGLKAPMHLGGAASTRDIVIRLSHCNAPSSQSGREGYTLDVGAHVTLCANTKDGLFYAGRTLLQMFVLDKRTDGMSRAIPRGRAVDFPRYRERAVMLDVGRKFADVDFLQNYIRFMGWYKLNTLHLHLNDQVLSDDKKSWLARSFRLKSDNPAFAGLIPADGRYYTRQDWNALEDVAAANGVTIVPEIDTPGHSGAFVLARPDLAYQGDTPPGGTLDPTKPETLRYVESVLTEFLPWFHAKTFHIGGDEVNVNGGKVSMAAQIDYLNKLGRFVQQQGKRIEIWGNADMANGLDKSFVIQRWINWGDEAKINWGDRGFTWIESHGDWYVVPFGPSYDNPKGLRGDALYDGWNKRLPEHGDGPVGGQIAVWNDKGTMNYDYASTVNGLLKDAIPAAGQVFWNGEAKDSAGKRLDYPVLRKSVEQFQYGPGVSLFKDAPL, encoded by the coding sequence GTGTCGAAAAATATCGGTTGGATGGCGTGGTGCGCGGCGGCTTTCTTGTTTCCCGTGCCAGGCATAACGAAAGAAGCGCCGAAAGCTGTCGATGTCGTGCCCGAACAAGGCAATGCAGCACCTTTGGTGGTGCCGACTTTGCAAACTTGGCAGGGCGGTAACGGAAGCTGGTTGCTGGATCGCGAAACCCGCGTGCTTATCGAGGACGCATCGCTGGAACCGATCGCCGAGCGTCTTTCCAGCGATATTCAATCGCTCACCGGATTGAAGGCGCCAATGCACCTAGGCGGCGCAGCCTCGACCCGGGATATCGTCATACGTCTCTCGCACTGCAACGCGCCGTCGTCTCAGAGCGGCAGGGAAGGGTACACGCTCGATGTCGGTGCGCACGTGACCTTGTGCGCGAACACGAAAGACGGGTTGTTTTACGCCGGGCGCACCTTACTGCAGATGTTCGTGCTGGATAAACGCACTGACGGCATGTCGCGCGCGATACCTCGCGGGCGCGCTGTGGATTTTCCGCGTTATCGGGAGCGCGCGGTGATGCTGGATGTCGGAAGAAAATTTGCCGACGTCGATTTCCTGCAGAACTACATCCGTTTTATGGGATGGTACAAACTCAATACGCTGCATTTGCATCTCAACGATCAGGTGCTGAGCGACGATAAGAAATCGTGGCTGGCACGATCGTTTCGCTTAAAAAGCGACAACCCCGCCTTTGCAGGATTGATACCCGCCGATGGACGCTATTACACGCGGCAGGATTGGAACGCGCTGGAAGACGTCGCGGCCGCTAACGGCGTAACGATCGTGCCGGAGATCGATACGCCAGGGCATTCCGGAGCGTTTGTGCTTGCGCGTCCGGATTTGGCGTATCAGGGCGACACGCCTCCCGGCGGAACGCTGGATCCCACCAAGCCAGAAACATTGAGGTACGTGGAGTCGGTTCTCACCGAATTCCTACCTTGGTTCCATGCCAAAACGTTCCATATCGGCGGCGACGAAGTGAACGTCAACGGCGGCAAGGTCAGCATGGCCGCGCAGATCGATTACCTCAACAAGCTCGGGCGATTCGTCCAGCAGCAGGGCAAGCGCATTGAAATCTGGGGCAATGCCGATATGGCGAACGGATTGGACAAGTCATTCGTAATCCAACGTTGGATCAACTGGGGCGACGAAGCGAAGATCAACTGGGGCGATCGCGGCTTCACCTGGATCGAATCGCACGGCGATTGGTACGTCGTTCCGTTCGGGCCTTCTTACGACAACCCGAAAGGTTTGCGTGGCGATGCGCTTTACGACGGCTGGAATAAACGTCTGCCGGAACATGGCGATGGCCCCGTGGGCGGACAGATCGCGGTGTGGAACGATAAGGGCACGATGAATTACGACTATGCGTCGACCGTCAATGGTCTTTTGAAAGATGCGATACCCGCCGCGGGCCAAGTGTTCTGGAATGGCGAAGCGAAAGACTCAGCGGGTAAGCGCTTGGACTATCCCGTGCTGCGTAAATCCGTGGAACAGTTTCAATACGGACCGGGCGTGTCGTTGTTCAAGGACGCGCCGCTCTGA
- a CDS encoding MarC family protein yields MHLLFVGVVALFPVVNPIGTAFVVMPYFAHLDEAGKKHAVRKITLYAFCICTGTLIAGAWILKLFGLSIPVVRLAGGIMICKMGWELLSSDKEDNADSSKDVGQTKRRDIEDQLFYPLTFPLTTGAGTISVLLTLSAHGASADLRQLAYNMAAILLAIVVMCALVYAFYLNTQRIERYLGSQGERIFNRLIAFFIFCVGLQIAVTGLKELFT; encoded by the coding sequence GTGCACTTGCTGTTCGTCGGCGTCGTAGCCCTGTTTCCGGTGGTGAACCCCATCGGCACCGCATTCGTGGTTATGCCTTATTTCGCCCACCTCGATGAGGCCGGAAAGAAACACGCAGTACGCAAAATCACCCTGTATGCATTTTGCATATGCACGGGAACGCTGATCGCCGGCGCATGGATCCTCAAATTATTCGGATTATCGATCCCTGTGGTGCGACTGGCGGGCGGCATCATGATCTGCAAAATGGGCTGGGAACTTCTCTCTTCCGATAAAGAGGACAACGCCGATAGCAGCAAGGATGTCGGGCAGACCAAGCGCCGCGACATCGAAGACCAACTGTTTTATCCGCTGACGTTTCCTTTGACCACGGGCGCTGGAACAATTTCCGTCCTACTGACATTGAGCGCGCATGGCGCGTCCGCCGACTTACGTCAACTCGCATACAACATGGCGGCCATTCTTTTGGCCATCGTGGTGATGTGCGCGTTGGTCTACGCGTTCTATCTCAATACGCAGCGCATTGAGCGCTACCTTGGCTCGCAAGGCGAACGAATTTTCAACCGCCTTATCGCGTTCTTTATTTTTTGCGTAGGACTGCAAATCGCAGTCACCGGGCTCAAAGAGCTATTCACTTGA